In Archangium violaceum, the following are encoded in one genomic region:
- a CDS encoding alpha-2-macroglobulin family protein, whose amino-acid sequence MKPLLNSVLCLLLLLAAAPARAQEFRPADESQRPEGGGVRILPDQFLRGFDPVTVYFPDNVGPGKQSADDGAKLLKVLPSWPGQWFWADRKTLQFRPAEPWPALARFSFEAGGARKILTTMMSAPSEMSPSPDSSDLRPFRTFTLTFPQSLPLDALKKMLRLEVRDLPGLADSPTRVLKDWTLSQLPRGSQRERAVYAITLEEDVPEGKQLRVNVSLALGDEDKVLWVGRLSTRPAFHLQQVQCGGSQFSLTGGASTPRDMALSCGNQGDLPQLVFSAPVAGLSLTALKKLVRLEPAVPDLHFQTYGTRVALRGKFVPDTLYRMRIGAAPIRDDSDRPLRDPGDLQVFFHLDFKKPFLRWMQSTALLEAKGPRMLPLQGYGDARADVRIYRVDPLHPGLWPFPNRALVINEESAPPFPGEEPATRSNPAYIGEDELKANIRLLGSPLVSTLVDLPLPKRGGTTTFGLDLAPLINPVVGKARPGTYLVGLRRLTGAPERAYVRVQVTNLSLTTVEERDEAAFFVRTLDEAKEVRGARIVLEGQHRVPDPKQQGATRVEPFTLELTTDAAGRANLGPQPSWESIDRISVRNGEDVLVLDPREAPASFANNHWSASSGWLGWLTQQTPPPPNDGLRGFLFTERPIYRPGEKVYIKGFLRNEVGGDFVAPGDAKQYALRVEGPGERQWPLPLAFTALYGFSAEFQEKDVPTGDFQVVLTELRTERVLARRGFKVEAYRIPTFEVQLSSPATVRLDGPFKVKAVARYYAGGNVAGQPIAWTVTRRPYYYVPKGREGFLFASSTQFAREGQSRAPETMTRNATLDDNGADEMSVNPALDLDGSARVYRFEATVTGADNQPVSSAQEVRALPPFVLGMKLPRYSDKPFTLTPDILAVGVDDKAVKGQEVTVRLYKRIWHSQLRETHFATGEAKYVTEQEDVKLAEKLITTEEKPVSPPFELKESGVYVVELVARDKLGRVQTLSADLYVGGQTPIAWQKSRQGVFGLTPDKDAYKPGETARIIIQSPFQEGRALVVVEEPGGNTYTWHEVSGGKAVHELPIRAQHVPNVPVHVALMRGRLGEGDKDDARYRPQTLGASVDVKVEPVRNQVAVELKHPETARPGATVPVELTLKDDQGKPLAGEVTLWLVDEAVLSLAPEGTLNPLDELIKENTRGTTLRDTRNSLVGKLFEQEEEPGGDGSEEEEMEGGSKRVVRKNFQTVPYYQATLQVPASGKLTVQVPLSDDLTNFRVRAVAISGLQRFGYKQTVLRVRLPVLVQPQLPRFVRQGDRFWGGAVGRVVEGSGGPGSVAVKVSGPADLQPLAQNVELQANRAMSFVTPITVKSADVSEQQSLKVRVDIERKSDKAGDAFEVQLPVLPDRTVEHFAYFDTLKAGTTQLKALPEPARPGTASQEVFITSIPGVLELVSGLEYLAEYPHGCLEQKLSQLYPDVAQAAVLRELAVKTPFGKQISGHVQRIQEEMGQYQDEQGLFAFWPGGPGDVQVTAQAVEFLDAARRAGLKVDEKLQTRAVEGLKRVLRSDYPGLVQEWRYSQQIASLRALTRVGALDEHYLIDLFQLRERLDIQSLADLASTMATQPMVYRNNLEVLRKELWDSVIIKLSKGKPVFEGLNWRRASWGDYGFLSSRPSSVASVFEALVRLDPAEQRLDQLRDALLSYANAEVGFGSTFENRRAIAALALYMEKAKPSVPDTTVTLSSGASLQVSKDTKTARAEVASDAQLSATVKGGPVGMRVEAQYVPATPGDKVTPLKQGFIVSRGATWLHADGSEQTHFDDKAGDAKDLKVGDILELHARVVTEEERNHVALVVPFAAGLEPLNPELANASSDAKPSQADSLTPAYVQRLDHEVRYYFLRMPRGTHTFHFRVRAATEGSFVHPAPWAELMYRESVRGRGEGLRILVKGEHEK is encoded by the coding sequence GTGAAGCCGCTCCTGAACTCCGTCCTCTGCCTGCTCCTGCTGCTCGCGGCCGCCCCCGCGCGGGCGCAGGAGTTCCGTCCGGCCGACGAGAGCCAGCGCCCCGAAGGCGGGGGGGTGAGAATCCTCCCCGACCAGTTCCTGCGCGGGTTCGATCCGGTCACCGTCTACTTCCCCGACAACGTGGGGCCCGGCAAGCAGAGCGCCGACGATGGCGCGAAGCTGCTCAAGGTGCTGCCCTCGTGGCCCGGCCAGTGGTTCTGGGCGGATCGCAAGACGCTCCAGTTCCGCCCCGCCGAGCCCTGGCCCGCGCTGGCGCGCTTCTCCTTCGAGGCGGGTGGCGCGCGCAAGATTCTCACCACGATGATGTCGGCGCCCTCGGAGATGTCACCGTCGCCCGACAGCTCGGACCTGCGGCCCTTCCGGACCTTCACCCTCACCTTCCCCCAGTCGCTGCCGCTCGATGCGCTCAAGAAGATGCTGCGGTTGGAGGTGCGCGACCTGCCCGGCCTGGCGGACTCGCCCACGCGGGTGTTGAAGGACTGGACGCTGTCGCAGCTGCCGCGCGGCAGCCAGCGCGAGCGGGCCGTCTACGCCATCACCCTCGAGGAGGACGTGCCCGAGGGCAAGCAACTGCGCGTCAACGTGAGCCTCGCGCTGGGCGACGAGGACAAGGTGCTCTGGGTGGGCCGGCTGTCCACGCGGCCCGCCTTCCACCTGCAGCAGGTGCAGTGCGGCGGGAGCCAGTTCTCGCTGACGGGTGGAGCCTCCACGCCCCGGGACATGGCGCTCTCGTGCGGCAACCAGGGAGACCTGCCACAGCTCGTCTTCTCCGCGCCGGTGGCGGGCCTCTCGCTCACGGCGCTGAAGAAGCTGGTGCGGCTGGAGCCCGCGGTGCCGGATCTGCACTTCCAGACGTACGGCACGCGCGTGGCGCTGCGCGGGAAGTTCGTGCCGGACACGCTGTACCGGATGCGCATCGGCGCCGCGCCCATCCGTGACGACAGCGATCGGCCCTTGAGGGACCCGGGCGATCTCCAGGTCTTCTTCCACCTGGACTTCAAGAAGCCCTTCCTGCGCTGGATGCAGTCCACCGCCCTGCTGGAGGCCAAGGGCCCGCGCATGTTGCCGCTGCAGGGCTACGGCGACGCGCGCGCGGACGTGCGCATCTACCGGGTGGATCCGCTCCACCCCGGCTTGTGGCCCTTCCCCAACCGCGCCCTCGTCATCAACGAGGAGAGCGCGCCCCCCTTCCCCGGCGAGGAGCCCGCGACGCGGTCGAACCCCGCCTACATCGGCGAGGACGAGCTGAAGGCGAACATCCGGCTGCTGGGCTCGCCGCTCGTCTCCACGCTGGTGGATCTGCCCCTGCCCAAGCGCGGAGGCACCACCACGTTCGGCCTGGACCTGGCGCCGCTGATCAACCCGGTGGTGGGCAAGGCCCGGCCCGGCACGTACCTGGTGGGCCTGCGGCGGCTCACCGGCGCCCCCGAGCGTGCCTATGTCCGGGTACAAGTCACCAACCTCTCGCTCACCACGGTGGAGGAGCGGGACGAGGCCGCCTTCTTCGTGCGCACGCTGGATGAGGCGAAGGAGGTGCGCGGCGCGCGCATCGTGCTGGAGGGTCAGCATCGCGTCCCGGATCCGAAGCAGCAGGGCGCAACGCGAGTGGAGCCCTTCACGCTGGAGCTCACCACGGATGCGGCGGGCCGGGCGAACCTCGGCCCCCAGCCGAGCTGGGAGAGCATCGACCGTATCTCCGTGCGTAACGGCGAGGACGTGCTCGTGTTGGACCCGCGCGAGGCTCCGGCGTCCTTCGCCAACAACCACTGGTCGGCGTCCTCGGGCTGGCTGGGATGGCTGACGCAGCAGACGCCGCCGCCGCCGAACGATGGGCTGCGCGGCTTCCTCTTCACCGAGCGCCCCATCTACCGGCCGGGCGAGAAGGTCTACATCAAGGGCTTCCTGCGCAACGAGGTGGGCGGGGACTTCGTGGCCCCCGGTGACGCGAAGCAGTACGCCCTGCGCGTCGAGGGCCCGGGTGAACGGCAATGGCCACTGCCGCTGGCCTTCACCGCGCTGTATGGCTTCTCCGCCGAATTCCAGGAGAAGGACGTGCCCACCGGCGACTTCCAGGTGGTGCTCACGGAATTGCGCACGGAGCGGGTGCTCGCGCGCCGGGGCTTCAAGGTGGAGGCCTACCGCATTCCCACCTTCGAGGTGCAGCTCTCCAGTCCCGCCACGGTGCGCCTGGACGGGCCCTTCAAGGTGAAGGCGGTGGCACGCTACTACGCGGGCGGCAACGTGGCCGGGCAGCCCATCGCGTGGACCGTCACGCGGCGCCCCTACTACTACGTGCCCAAGGGGCGTGAGGGCTTCCTCTTCGCCTCCAGCACCCAGTTCGCTCGCGAGGGACAGAGCCGCGCCCCCGAGACGATGACGCGCAACGCGACGCTGGACGACAACGGCGCGGACGAGATGAGCGTCAACCCGGCGTTGGATCTGGACGGCTCGGCGCGCGTCTACCGCTTCGAGGCCACCGTCACCGGCGCGGACAACCAGCCCGTGTCGTCGGCGCAGGAGGTGCGTGCGCTGCCGCCCTTCGTGCTGGGCATGAAGCTGCCGCGCTACTCGGACAAGCCGTTCACGCTGACGCCGGACATCCTCGCGGTGGGCGTGGACGACAAGGCGGTGAAGGGCCAGGAGGTGACGGTGCGCCTCTACAAGCGCATCTGGCACAGCCAGCTGCGCGAGACACACTTCGCCACCGGCGAGGCGAAGTACGTCACCGAGCAGGAGGACGTGAAGCTCGCGGAGAAGCTCATCACCACCGAGGAGAAGCCCGTCTCGCCGCCCTTCGAGCTGAAGGAGTCCGGCGTGTACGTGGTGGAGCTGGTGGCGCGCGACAAGCTGGGCCGGGTGCAGACGCTGTCGGCGGACCTGTACGTGGGAGGCCAGACGCCGATCGCCTGGCAGAAGTCGCGCCAGGGCGTCTTCGGGCTCACCCCGGACAAGGACGCGTACAAGCCGGGCGAGACGGCCCGCATCATCATCCAGAGCCCCTTCCAGGAAGGCCGTGCGCTGGTGGTGGTGGAGGAGCCGGGCGGCAACACGTACACGTGGCACGAGGTGTCCGGCGGAAAGGCGGTGCACGAGCTGCCCATCCGCGCGCAGCACGTGCCCAACGTGCCGGTGCACGTGGCGCTGATGCGAGGCCGCCTCGGCGAGGGCGACAAGGATGACGCGCGTTACCGGCCGCAGACGCTCGGTGCCTCGGTAGACGTGAAGGTGGAGCCGGTGCGCAACCAGGTGGCGGTGGAGCTCAAGCACCCCGAGACGGCGCGCCCGGGGGCCACCGTTCCCGTGGAGCTGACCCTCAAGGACGACCAGGGCAAGCCGCTGGCCGGCGAGGTGACGCTGTGGCTGGTGGACGAGGCCGTGCTGTCGCTCGCGCCGGAGGGGACGCTCAACCCGCTCGACGAGCTCATCAAGGAGAACACGCGCGGCACCACGCTGCGAGACACGCGCAACAGCCTGGTGGGCAAGCTCTTCGAGCAGGAGGAGGAGCCCGGCGGTGACGGCAGCGAGGAAGAAGAGATGGAGGGGGGAAGCAAGCGCGTGGTGCGCAAGAACTTCCAGACGGTGCCGTACTACCAGGCCACGCTGCAGGTGCCGGCGTCCGGCAAGCTGACGGTGCAGGTGCCGCTGTCGGACGACCTCACCAACTTCCGCGTGCGCGCGGTGGCCATCTCCGGGCTGCAGCGCTTCGGCTACAAGCAGACGGTGCTGCGCGTGCGGTTGCCGGTGCTGGTGCAGCCGCAGCTGCCCCGCTTCGTGCGCCAGGGCGACCGCTTCTGGGGTGGCGCGGTGGGCCGCGTGGTCGAGGGCAGCGGTGGCCCCGGCTCGGTGGCGGTGAAGGTGTCGGGCCCGGCGGACCTCCAGCCCCTCGCCCAGAACGTGGAGCTGCAGGCCAACAGGGCCATGAGCTTCGTCACGCCCATCACCGTGAAGAGCGCGGACGTGTCCGAGCAGCAGAGTCTCAAGGTGCGGGTGGACATCGAGCGCAAGTCGGACAAGGCCGGAGACGCCTTCGAGGTGCAGCTGCCCGTGCTGCCGGACCGCACGGTGGAGCACTTCGCGTACTTCGACACGCTGAAGGCCGGCACCACGCAGCTCAAGGCGCTGCCCGAGCCGGCGCGTCCGGGAACCGCCTCCCAGGAGGTCTTCATCACCTCCATCCCCGGAGTCCTGGAGCTGGTCTCCGGCCTGGAGTATCTGGCCGAGTACCCGCACGGCTGCCTCGAGCAGAAGCTGTCGCAGCTCTACCCGGACGTGGCGCAGGCCGCGGTGCTGCGCGAGTTGGCGGTGAAGACGCCCTTCGGCAAGCAGATCTCCGGGCACGTCCAGCGCATCCAGGAGGAGATGGGCCAGTACCAGGACGAGCAGGGCCTCTTCGCCTTCTGGCCGGGTGGACCGGGCGACGTGCAGGTGACGGCGCAGGCGGTGGAGTTCCTGGACGCGGCGCGGCGCGCGGGCCTGAAGGTGGACGAGAAGCTGCAGACGCGCGCGGTGGAGGGCCTCAAGCGCGTGCTGCGCAGCGACTACCCGGGGCTCGTGCAGGAGTGGCGCTACAGCCAGCAGATCGCCTCGCTGCGCGCCCTCACCCGCGTGGGCGCGCTGGACGAGCACTACCTCATCGACCTCTTCCAGCTGCGCGAGCGCCTGGACATCCAGAGCCTCGCGGACCTGGCCTCCACCATGGCCACGCAGCCCATGGTGTACCGCAACAACCTGGAGGTGCTGCGCAAGGAGCTGTGGGACAGCGTCATCATCAAGCTGAGCAAGGGCAAGCCCGTCTTCGAGGGGCTCAACTGGCGCCGCGCCTCGTGGGGCGACTACGGCTTCCTCAGCTCGCGGCCCTCCAGCGTGGCGTCCGTCTTCGAGGCGCTGGTGCGGCTCGACCCGGCCGAGCAACGGCTCGACCAGCTGCGCGACGCGCTCCTCTCCTACGCGAACGCGGAGGTGGGCTTCGGCAGCACCTTCGAGAACCGCCGGGCCATCGCCGCGCTGGCGCTGTACATGGAGAAGGCGAAGCCCTCGGTGCCGGACACCACCGTGACGCTGTCCTCGGGGGCCTCGCTCCAGGTGAGCAAGGACACGAAGACGGCCCGGGCGGAGGTGGCCAGTGACGCGCAGCTGTCCGCCACGGTGAAGGGCGGCCCGGTGGGCATGCGCGTCGAGGCCCAGTACGTACCGGCCACGCCGGGGGACAAGGTGACGCCGCTCAAGCAGGGCTTCATCGTCTCGCGCGGCGCCACCTGGCTGCACGCGGACGGCTCCGAGCAGACGCACTTCGACGACAAGGCCGGCGACGCGAAGGACCTGAAGGTGGGAGACATCCTGGAGCTGCACGCGCGCGTCGTCACCGAGGAGGAGCGCAACCACGTGGCGCTGGTGGTGCCCTTCGCCGCGGGCCTCGAGCCGCTCAACCCGGAGCTGGCGAACGCCTCGTCGGACGCGAAGCCGTCGCAAGCGGACTCACTCACGCCGGCCTACGTGCAGCGGCTGGACCACGAGGTGCGCTACTACTTCCTGCGGATGCCGCGCGGCACGCACACCTTCCACTTCCGGGTGCGCGCCGCCACCGAGGGCTCCTTCGTGCACCCCGCCCCCTGGGCCGAGCTGATGTACCGCGAGTCGGTGCGTGGCCGCGGCGAGGGCCTGCGCATCCTGGTGAAGGGAGAGCATGAGAAGTAG
- a CDS encoding zinc-binding alcohol dehydrogenase family protein has translation MKAVALTHYLPISNPESLLDVELPDPKPQGRDLLVRVHAVSVNPVDVKVRSPKDKTESPPRVLGWDASGVVEAVGPDVKLFKRGDAVYYAGSILRPGCDSELHLVDERIVGHKPKSLDDAQAAALPLTALTAHEALFDRCAIDPGGQNASRSLLIINGAGGVGSIAIQFAKLAGLRVIATASRPESQEWCREMGADHVISHREDIPKQLKDVGHPEVDYLFNTVDTVAYWNVMCDVIKPRGRMVSIVEAGQPVDLGRLMGKSVSFSWELMFTRSRFQTQDMEEQHRILNQVGQWMDSGRLKTTLTEKLSPISAANLRAAHARLESGKMMGKLVLEGWR, from the coding sequence ATGAAGGCCGTCGCCCTGACGCACTACCTGCCCATCTCGAATCCCGAATCGCTGCTCGACGTGGAGCTGCCCGACCCCAAGCCACAAGGACGAGACCTCCTCGTCCGCGTCCACGCCGTCTCCGTCAACCCGGTGGACGTGAAGGTCCGCTCGCCCAAGGACAAGACCGAGTCCCCACCGCGCGTGCTCGGCTGGGACGCCTCGGGCGTGGTCGAGGCCGTGGGACCGGATGTGAAGCTCTTCAAGCGCGGGGATGCCGTCTACTACGCGGGCAGCATCCTGCGTCCGGGCTGTGACAGCGAGCTGCACCTCGTGGACGAGCGCATCGTGGGGCACAAGCCGAAGTCGCTCGATGACGCGCAGGCGGCCGCCCTGCCCCTCACGGCCCTCACCGCCCATGAGGCCCTGTTCGACCGCTGCGCCATTGATCCGGGGGGCCAGAATGCCAGCCGCTCACTGCTCATCATCAACGGCGCGGGCGGAGTGGGCTCCATCGCCATCCAGTTCGCGAAGCTGGCGGGGCTGCGCGTCATCGCCACCGCCTCCCGGCCCGAGTCCCAGGAGTGGTGCCGCGAGATGGGCGCCGACCACGTCATCAGCCACCGCGAGGACATCCCCAAGCAACTGAAGGACGTAGGCCATCCCGAGGTCGACTACCTCTTCAACACCGTCGACACGGTGGCCTACTGGAACGTCATGTGCGACGTCATCAAGCCCCGCGGGCGCATGGTCTCCATCGTCGAGGCGGGCCAGCCCGTGGACCTCGGCCGGCTGATGGGCAAGAGCGTGAGCTTCTCCTGGGAGCTCATGTTCACCCGCTCCCGCTTCCAGACGCAGGACATGGAGGAGCAACACCGCATCCTCAACCAGGTGGGCCAGTGGATGGACTCCGGCCGACTGAAGACGACGCTGACGGAGAAGCTCTCGCCCATCTCCGCCGCCAACCTCCGCGCGGCGCACGCCCGGCTCGAGTCCGGAAAGATGATGGGCAAGCTCGTGCTCGAGGGGTGGCGCTGA
- a CDS encoding HAD family hydrolase yields MRGPKAIIFEVDGTLVDTNVLRARAWQDALARYGRQVRLPRVLAQMAREGDRFLSAFLPEAEYERYAEELASYHRAIFHEQYLGRVKPFLGVPELLRHLRNEGWRIALASTADPDELEHYIELLGVEELIDARTTDAEVDLSRLNEEIPAEAIRLLGLDGTDDTLAIAGLPYDVEGSVRLGVRCIGLVCGGFSEEDLRSAGALAVFGTPQDLLTRYAESPLAADG; encoded by the coding sequence ATGCGCGGGCCCAAGGCAATCATCTTCGAGGTGGATGGGACGTTGGTGGACACCAACGTGCTGCGTGCGAGGGCCTGGCAGGATGCCCTGGCGCGGTACGGGCGTCAGGTGCGTCTGCCCCGGGTGCTCGCGCAGATGGCGCGGGAGGGAGACCGGTTCCTCTCCGCCTTCCTCCCGGAGGCGGAGTACGAGCGCTACGCCGAGGAGCTGGCGAGCTACCACCGCGCCATCTTCCACGAGCAGTACCTGGGGCGGGTGAAGCCCTTCCTCGGGGTGCCCGAGCTGCTGCGGCACCTGCGCAACGAGGGGTGGCGCATCGCCCTGGCCTCCACCGCGGACCCCGACGAGCTGGAGCACTACATCGAGCTGCTTGGGGTGGAGGAGCTCATCGACGCGCGCACCACGGACGCCGAGGTGGATCTCTCCCGGCTGAACGAGGAGATTCCCGCGGAGGCCATCCGCCTGCTGGGGCTGGATGGCACGGACGACACGCTGGCGATCGCGGGACTCCCCTATGACGTCGAGGGCTCCGTGCGCCTGGGGGTGAGGTGCATCGGGCTGGTGTGCGGCGGCTTCTCGGAGGAAGACCTGCGCTCGGCCGGAGCACTCGCCGTCTTCGGCACGCCGCAGGATCTGCTCACGCGCTACGCCGAGTCACCCCTCGCCGCGGACGGTTGA
- a CDS encoding fatty acid desaturase, which translates to MSQSRPLEFARSTEKEPHLERARAILRAHPEIKELCGPTPITALFVLLLVGGQVAIAWALRDSPWWALLATAWLVGAFIDHGLWVLIHECTHNLVFRSPRLNAALQLFTNLPILFPAAASFRKYHLIHHRFQGDTELDADLATPFEARLVGNTFFGKAFWMLNFWAFQALRVPRLKRVPFFDRWYVANMTIQLAFIGASWALLGPRALVYMFLSSIFAIGLHPLGARWIQEHYLVKAPQETYSYYGPLNWVAFNVGYHNEHHDVMRVPWTRLPKVRQLAPEFYDSLHSHNSWTALWLKFLFDPSLSLYSRMTRSGGSGDGAVQAEEVSKAA; encoded by the coding sequence TTGAGTCAGTCGCGCCCTCTGGAGTTTGCCCGTAGCACGGAGAAAGAGCCCCACCTCGAGCGAGCCCGCGCCATCCTGCGTGCGCACCCCGAGATCAAGGAGCTGTGCGGCCCTACTCCCATCACCGCCTTGTTCGTCCTCCTCCTGGTCGGGGGCCAGGTGGCGATCGCCTGGGCCCTGCGTGATTCGCCCTGGTGGGCCCTGCTGGCCACCGCGTGGCTGGTCGGCGCCTTCATCGACCACGGCCTCTGGGTGCTCATCCACGAGTGCACCCATAACCTCGTCTTCCGCAGCCCGCGCCTCAACGCCGCGCTGCAGCTCTTCACCAACCTGCCCATCCTGTTCCCCGCGGCCGCCTCGTTCCGCAAGTACCACCTCATCCACCACCGCTTCCAGGGGGACACGGAGCTGGACGCGGACCTGGCCACCCCGTTCGAGGCGCGGCTGGTGGGCAACACGTTCTTCGGCAAGGCCTTCTGGATGCTCAACTTCTGGGCCTTCCAGGCGCTGCGCGTGCCGCGCCTCAAGCGCGTGCCGTTCTTCGACCGCTGGTACGTGGCGAACATGACGATCCAGCTCGCCTTCATCGGCGCGAGCTGGGCCCTGCTCGGCCCCCGCGCGCTCGTCTACATGTTCCTCTCGTCCATCTTCGCCATCGGCCTGCACCCGCTGGGCGCGCGGTGGATCCAGGAGCACTACCTGGTCAAGGCGCCCCAGGAGACGTACTCGTACTACGGGCCCCTCAACTGGGTGGCCTTCAACGTCGGCTACCACAACGAGCACCACGACGTGATGCGCGTGCCCTGGACGCGCCTGCCCAAGGTGCGCCAGCTCGCCCCCGAGTTCTATGACTCGCTGCACTCCCACAACTCGTGGACGGCGCTGTGGCTGAAGTTCCTCTTCGATCCGTCCCTGTCGCTCTACAGCCGCATGACGCGCAGCGGCGGCTCGGGCGATGGCGCGGTGCAGGCCGAAGAGGTCTCCAAGGCGGCGTGA
- a CDS encoding vWA domain-containing protein — protein MGLLALPGLASAEPNPPTPPAAQAQPPVSPGTLEAAISAPRVQIALLLDTSSSMNGLIEQAKRQLWTVVNAFQNARRDGQSARLEIALYEYGNSGLSSEGGYIRQVLPLTTDLDRVSEQLFSLRTNGGDEFCGQVIQKATQQLEWSQSKKDLKIIYIAGNEAFTQGPVPFQTSVAAAKERGIVVNTIFCGQAEEGARTGWTDGATLAGGQSFNINQNRAVAMVAAPQDAEIARLGVEMNKTYLGYGRGGEEAKKRQVAQDANASSNAVSATTRAVSKASRLYDNANWDLVDGTKTGAVKLEKLKDEDLPAELRGKSPEQRRAIVEAKEKERTEIRDRIQQLNLERQKYLEAQRKAPGAEGGDTLDKAILHSVRTQAGAQSFTLE, from the coding sequence ATGGGCCTGCTGGCCCTGCCTGGACTCGCGTCCGCGGAGCCCAATCCCCCTACCCCACCCGCGGCCCAGGCCCAACCCCCCGTGTCGCCCGGAACGCTCGAAGCGGCCATCTCCGCGCCTCGGGTGCAGATCGCCCTGCTGCTCGACACCAGCAGCAGCATGAATGGCCTCATCGAGCAGGCCAAGCGCCAGCTCTGGACGGTGGTGAACGCCTTCCAGAACGCCCGGCGCGATGGGCAGTCGGCGCGATTGGAGATCGCCCTCTACGAGTACGGCAACAGCGGTCTGTCGTCCGAGGGAGGCTACATCCGCCAGGTGCTTCCCCTGACCACGGACCTGGACCGGGTGTCCGAGCAGCTCTTCTCCCTGAGGACCAACGGGGGCGACGAGTTCTGCGGCCAAGTCATCCAGAAGGCGACGCAGCAGCTCGAGTGGAGTCAGTCCAAGAAGGATCTGAAGATCATCTACATCGCGGGCAACGAGGCCTTCACCCAGGGGCCGGTGCCGTTCCAGACCTCCGTCGCGGCGGCGAAGGAGCGCGGCATCGTGGTGAACACCATCTTCTGCGGCCAGGCCGAGGAAGGCGCCCGCACCGGCTGGACGGACGGAGCCACCCTCGCGGGCGGCCAGTCCTTCAACATCAACCAGAACCGGGCGGTGGCCATGGTCGCCGCGCCCCAGGACGCGGAGATCGCCCGGCTGGGCGTGGAGATGAACAAGACCTACCTGGGCTACGGACGCGGGGGCGAGGAGGCCAAGAAGCGGCAGGTCGCCCAGGACGCCAACGCCAGCAGCAACGCGGTCAGCGCCACCACGCGCGCGGTGTCCAAGGCCTCGCGGCTCTACGACAACGCGAACTGGGACCTGGTGGACGGCACGAAGACGGGCGCGGTGAAGCTGGAGAAGCTCAAGGACGAGGACCTGCCCGCGGAGCTGCGCGGCAAGAGCCCCGAGCAGCGCAGGGCCATCGTCGAGGCCAAGGAGAAGGAGCGCACGGAGATCCGCGACCGAATCCAGCAGCTGAACCTGGAGCGGCAGAAGTACCTGGAGGCCCAGCGGAAGGCGCCGGGGGCCGAGGGTGGCGACACCCTCGACAAGGCCATCCTCCACTCCGTCCGCACCCAGGCCGGGGCCCAGAGTTTCACACTGGAATGA
- a CDS encoding patatin-like phospholipase family protein, producing the protein MSTTSRSILDALLGPDGEEQILSHPWARLHVLTTRCRGLTASDQPQVQMLGLALGALGNLVSRRTLGLQMERVIFHGAGDTSPFTGLSDLPSVHLPLTRENLRPALLASGSIPLVLSGVSIPGAGSGVYRDGGVLDYHPDLEFGPGEGLVLYPHFYPYVVPGWFDKSLRWRRAGPANFRRALLISPSPELVARLPYGKIPDREDFVRLPDAERLRAWRQVLAEGQRMGDELRELLASGRLAEHIRPL; encoded by the coding sequence GTGAGCACCACCAGTCGGAGCATCCTGGACGCGCTCCTGGGACCGGACGGCGAGGAGCAGATCCTCTCCCATCCCTGGGCGCGGCTGCATGTCCTCACCACCCGCTGCCGGGGCCTCACCGCCAGCGATCAGCCCCAGGTACAGATGCTCGGGCTCGCGCTCGGCGCCCTGGGCAATCTGGTGAGCCGCCGCACCCTGGGGCTCCAGATGGAGCGGGTCATCTTCCACGGCGCGGGGGATACCAGTCCGTTCACCGGGCTCTCGGACCTGCCCTCCGTCCACCTGCCCCTGACTCGGGAGAACCTGCGCCCGGCCCTGTTGGCCTCCGGGTCCATCCCCCTCGTGTTGAGCGGGGTGAGCATCCCCGGCGCCGGGTCCGGCGTGTACCGGGATGGAGGGGTGCTCGACTACCACCCCGACCTGGAGTTCGGTCCCGGGGAGGGGTTGGTGCTCTATCCGCACTTCTACCCGTATGTGGTGCCCGGGTGGTTCGACAAGTCCCTGCGCTGGCGGCGGGCGGGTCCCGCCAACTTCCGGCGGGCCCTGCTGATCTCCCCGTCTCCCGAGCTCGTCGCGCGCCTGCCGTACGGGAAGATTCCGGACCGGGAGGACTTCGTCCGGCTGCCGGATGCCGAGCGGCTTCGCGCCTGGCGTCAGGTGCTGGCGGAAGGGCAGCGGATGGGGGACGAGCTCCGCGAGTTGCTGGCGAGCGGGAGATTGGCCGAACACATCCGGCCCCTGTGA